AAAATCATATAGTATGATGCTAAAATTGTTATATAATACTGGCTTATATAACGTCTTAACTATAAAACGAAACCAAATTTTGTACAATCACTACTTGTACAATCAAGGATTATGAAATTTTGCACTAAATCAATATATTTTTGTAAAATTATAAGTGTAATCTACTTTTCCTGAAATAGGGGGATAAAATGTTGCTATATCAGCGTTTTAATCCACTTTAATGATCTTGTTTTTCGGTAATCTGTGTGTTATTTTTGCTTTTGGGGGATAAAATAATTTAAAATATTTTTGATAAACTGTTACAAATATATCAATAAGTATCTTATTTTACTTTGATTATCTGATTGTTGTGTAAAATTAGTGAAAAAAGTTGCAACTTATCCTATGCAAATTTAAGTAATTTTTAAAATTTGATTTGATGAAGATATAAATTTAGGGACACTAGGTAAATTAAGCACAAAAAAAGACCTCTTCCAATGATCATTGGAAGGGGTCTTTTTAATTAAGTTAGAAAGTTAGCTTACCATCTTAAGATGGCAGCAACTTGAGCACCTTCTGGCATGTCTGCGGCAGGTAAGACAGTAACGTCACCGTCTAAACCTAAAACAGTTAATGCCAACGTGTTCAGTTCGTTAGCGGCACGAGCACCTTTGCTCGTTGTTACGTCAACCGTTTCACCGTTGTCTTTGCTTTCAACGTAAGCATCTTCAGCGATGATCAAGTTGGCAATCCGGTCTTCTAAGACAGATTGTTCGATGTCGTCTAAGCTGCTAGTAGCTTTCTTAGCACCTAACATTTCACTGTACTTAGCTTTAACGGCTTGCTTGCCGGCAGCTACGAATTGATCGTGAATCTTTTGAGCCACTGCTTGTGCATTTTCGCCAGCATTCTTAACGGCAGCGTCAATTTCAACGGACTTGTCAGTTACCAAGTAAGGGTTGTGAGAAGCCTTCTTGAAGCGACCAGCGTCTTCAGCGTTAGCAACCAAGACCAGTGGGTTGTGGTCAACGTCTGAGTAACGTTTTTGCACGTACTTATCAACTTGTTCAAAGTATTCGTGTGTATCCCATTCAGGACCGTTCTTTTTGGGATCCTTGATGGTGTTAGTTTCGGTCCTATCACTATCAAATGGGTCAGCTGGAACGTTGTCAGGGTCAGTAACGTCTAAACCATTGACAGAGTAAAGCTTGTAAGAATCACGTTGTAAGAACAACATGTCGAAGTCTGGGGTGAATTCCAATTGTCTAACGATTGGTAAAACAGGAAGCTTGTCACTGATGGAGAATTCTGGTTGGGGAGCATAGTTTAAGTTGTACACAATTAAGCTATCGTTCGTAACGTACAAAATCAAACCTTCAGCAATCGTGGTGTTATCCTTCAACGTCTTAAGGTAGTTGTTGATTTCAAATTCGTAAGCCTTCCATAATTCTGGTTTGTAGAGTTTTTGGAAAGCATCCCGAGCAGATTTAACCAAGCTATCCATTTGGATGTGGTCTAAGCGAGTGTTATCTTCCTTAGGATCCAAAGGCATGGTGATGGTAACGATTGGTCCTGATTGTTTTTCTAAGTCTAATAAGTTTTTAATTTTATCTTTTTGATCATGTCTTGCCATAGTAAAATCCTCCAATTGGTAGTATATCTCAATCATAACGCAAAAAATGGGTTTGAAGCAATTGAAAGCGCTTGATGTTTAAAATTAAGCATTTATTTTTTGAACAGAATTATAAATATATTCGCAAATTAATAAATCTGGTGTTTGTGAGAAATAATATTTATATTTTTTTCCTAATATCTGTTCTGTTTCTTTGATAAATTTCTGGGTGTATTCTTGATCGCCAATTGGACTGGGGTCTTTACTATTAAAATAGATAGCAATAGCGTCATGTATTTTATTACCAAAATAAACATCATTTTCATATTTAGGTAAAAAATTAGAAAAAACGTTTCTGAAGTCAAGAGAATAAATGTTATCAACGGATGGATTACGATATTCATCGTAAAATCTAGAAATAGAATTTGAAATTACTTCTTTAATTTTTTTACTTGTTATAGAGTTATCATTTTTGACATAGTTTAATATTTTTTGCAGTCCATAGCCTCCCCATTCTTCTATATATCGTTCTTTGATGTATCCGCCTCGTCTATGATTTCTTATTACATTGCCTAGTCTGTCAATGTTTATACTGTTATCAGCAATAATTGCATTTTTTGAGGGGAATTTTTTGGGATCATTGAAATTAGGAGCAACGTAATCTTCTTTATCATTAATAATGAAATTGATAAAATTATCAATTTCATTTAAGAGAACATCTTTGATATCTTTTGTTACAATTCCTACGATTGTTATGCATGTATTTTCATTTTGTTTGCTAACGTCTGAAGATGAATCGAGTCTAGCCATATCTTTAGGCTTTATTTTCCTAGATAATAAACTAAAAACATAATCATATTTGTCATTACAAAGATTTGGTATTGCTTGTTTTTCATCATAATTTTTTATGTAATCAAATTCAGTATTTTTAAATTGTTGAAGATTAAATTCTTTTAGATTAACTTGTTGACCCGCATGATAAATTAAAGTTCTTAGAGCAATTAATTCTTTAAAAGATGAAGATGTGTTTTGGTATTTGAACCATGTAAACACATTCTCTAGCCTATAAATCCAGTTAAAGAAATGATCCATTTCTGATGAAATGTTTTCTACATGCATGGTTGGAGATATCCCTAAAAATTCTTGATCTAAATTGCTGAAATAACTAATGGCTCCCGATAAAATAAATTTCCAGTTTATTTGTTCATAAGGATTAACTTTACTTCTAATTTTTTTGATTTTTTCTTGAAGATTTTTTCCACTTATTTCTTTGAGACAGGATTGGGTTATTTCATAATTAGTAAGTTTCATATTTTACACCTTAATGATTTCACAATTATGACTAAATTTGTATTTATATAATTATTAATACTACAAAAATTTAAAATAATCAATTTGAATAATGGGAGATCTCTTATTTAGTTCTTTAAAGGAACCTAGCAAAAATTATTTGTGATTTCAGGTAACACATTGGCAAGCTAAAACGTTATTAATAGATGTAAGGGTTGGCCAACCACTTATCACTATTGAAAACACAGAGGAGAATTAATTATGAAAAAAAGTTGGTTAAAAACGACGGCAACTTACACGATGGTAGGCGCGGGACATGAAAAGGGGATGCGACGTGGGTTCGCAAATCTAACGGAAGATCTGACCGCGGACCAGGTGACCGAGTTTGGCAATATTTTAGCAGAACTAACCGGAGACACGGTGGAAAAGGTAGTCTTGAACGATACCAATGTCATTGCAGCGTAACCAAGGAGGAAAGCACATGAAAATTTTAGAATTAGTTTTTAATACAGAACAACGTAAAGTTCGAACCTTACAGTTGAACTACGCGGACCAAAATCTTGAAGCGGCTCAGGTGGAGGCCTTGATGAAACGGATTGTAGATCTGGAAATGTTTAAAAAAGATGGCGTGAATCTGTATGCGACACCAGTCGCGGCGCGCTATGCGGAAAACAATAAGTACCCGCTTTTTGGGACGATTAAACCAGCTGCTTAATTTTTAATTTAACTAAAACGATCCACTCCATAAAGGGGTGGATCGTTTTGGTGATGGACGGAGAAAGGACCTGGGAATGATATAATGCAACCGAGGATGAGCAGGTCATTATAACGAACAAGGAGGCCATAACATGGACATTAATCGTCATCAAGATTGGTTAATTAATTTCTACAAACAGCGAGATTGGTATGATTATTCTCCAATTATTAGAATGAATTTTCTAAACGAAGAAACCGGTGAATTGAGTAGAGCAATCAGGGCCTACGAGATTGGCCGAGATCATCCTGGCGAAGCAGCTGAAAGTGATGAGCAACGGCTAGCTGACATTAAAGAAGAAATGGCAGATGTTTTGGATCAAGTCCTGATTTTAAGTGATCATTATAATCTTAGCGTTGCTGATTTATTGGAACAAAGTGAAACCAAGCTAAAACAAAGGTTTAATCTGTAAGCTAATCGGGGTAACACGAAGGGCCTCCACGGTTATGGTGGGAGGCTTTTTAATTTGCGCTCAGCAACTAACAACGGTTTGAACACTGTCACTGTCAAAAAGCGTAAGTTAGCCAAACTTCGTTCTGCGAAAATGGCATTGTTACAGCAATTATTTCCCCAACCGGGGGCGGCTAGTCCAGGTCTACGCTTCACTAACTTTGACGATAAATCGCAACAGCGAAAGTTAGGGGATTTAATTACGCGAAACGG
This genomic stretch from Fructilactobacillus carniphilus harbors:
- a CDS encoding MazG-like family protein, translating into MDINRHQDWLINFYKQRDWYDYSPIIRMNFLNEETGELSRAIRAYEIGRDHPGEAAESDEQRLADIKEEMADVLDQVLILSDHYNLSVADLLEQSETKLKQRFNL
- a CDS encoding DUF2922 domain-containing protein, which gives rise to MKILELVFNTEQRKVRTLQLNYADQNLEAAQVEALMKRIVDLEMFKKDGVNLYATPVAARYAENNKYPLFGTIKPAA